One segment of Meriones unguiculatus strain TT.TT164.6M chromosome X, Bangor_MerUng_6.1, whole genome shotgun sequence DNA contains the following:
- the LOC132650152 gene encoding mortality factor 4-like protein 2, with amino-acid sequence MRGAASGKESAGSQEENVEPKTRKNQQKTLGNGDGGSSSEMPQPPRKESALVDATEESEATLKKNRVEVEVKIPEELKPWLVEDWDLVTRQKQLFQLPAKENADAILEEYAKCTKSQPSADNKEYAVDEVVGGIKEYFNVMLGTQLLYEFERPQYAEILLAHPDAPVSHIYGVPHLLRLFVRIGAMLAYMPLDEKSLSLLLGYLHDFLKHLAKNSASLFTARDYQVASAEYHRKAL; translated from the exons ATGAGAGGAGCTGCCTCAGGAAAGGAATCAGCTGGTTCCCAGGAAGAGAATGTTGAACCA aagacaaggaagaaccAGCAGAAGACTCTTGGCAATGGAGATGGTGGCAGTAGCAGCGAAATGCCCCAGCCCCCACGAAAGGAAAGTGCACTAGTTGATGCCACTGAGGAAAGTGAGGCGACGTTGAAGAAGAACAGAGTGGAAGTGGAAGTAAAGATTCCTGAAGAATTAAAGCCATGGCTGGTGGAGGACTGGGACTTGGTTACTAGGCAGAAGCAGTTGTTCCAACTTCCTGCTAAAGAGAATGCAGATGCCATTCTTGAGGAGTATGCCAAGTGTACCAAGTCCCAGCCAAGTGCTGATAATAAGGAGTATGCAGTTGATGAAGTTGTGGGCGGGATAAAAGAGTATTTCAATGTgatgctgggcactcagctgcTCTACGAGTTTGAAAGGCCCCAGTATGCTGAGATCCTGCTGGCTCACCCTGATGCACCAGTGTCACATATCTATGGGGTACCACACCTACTGAGATTATTTGTGAGAATTGGGGCAATGTTGGCCTATATGCCCCTCGATGAGAAAAGCCTGTCATTACTGCTGGGctatttgcatgatttccttaagcATCTGGCAAAGAATTCTGCTTCGCTGTTTACTGCCAGAGATTACCAAGTGGCTTCTGCTGAGTATCACCGCAAAGCCCTGTGA